The Gordonia sp. KTR9 genome contains a region encoding:
- a CDS encoding SDR family oxidoreductase, with protein sequence MTGVDVNGARATDRAASPLATPPAEVAGHDLLLGKKVVVTAAAGTGIGFASARRALLEGADVLISDWHERRLGEAAEKLAAEFPGRTVTQRTCNVQVTAEVDALIDDAATQLGRIDVLVNNAGLGGETPVAEMTDEEWDRVLDITLTGTFRATRAALRYFGSVEHNGVIVNNASVLGWRAQRGQAHYAAAKAGVMALTRCSALEAADVGVRINAIAPSIAKHPFLAKVTSDDLLDELAAREAYGRAAEVWEVAATVAMLASDYTTYLTGEVVSISSQRA encoded by the coding sequence ATGACCGGAGTCGACGTCAACGGGGCCCGCGCCACGGACCGAGCGGCGTCCCCGCTCGCCACTCCTCCCGCCGAGGTCGCCGGACACGACCTGTTGCTGGGCAAGAAGGTCGTGGTGACCGCCGCTGCCGGAACGGGTATCGGCTTCGCGTCGGCCCGCCGCGCGCTTCTCGAAGGCGCGGACGTGCTCATCAGCGACTGGCACGAACGGCGCCTCGGCGAGGCCGCCGAGAAGCTGGCCGCCGAGTTCCCCGGCCGCACGGTCACCCAGCGCACCTGCAATGTGCAGGTCACCGCGGAGGTCGACGCGCTGATCGACGACGCCGCAACGCAACTCGGACGCATCGATGTGCTGGTCAACAACGCCGGACTCGGCGGCGAGACCCCGGTCGCCGAGATGACCGACGAGGAATGGGACCGCGTCCTCGACATCACGCTCACCGGTACCTTCCGCGCCACCCGCGCGGCCCTGAGGTACTTCGGCTCGGTCGAGCACAACGGGGTCATCGTCAACAACGCCTCGGTGCTCGGCTGGCGGGCCCAGCGCGGACAGGCCCACTACGCCGCGGCGAAGGCCGGGGTGATGGCGTTGACCCGGTGTTCGGCACTCGAAGCCGCCGACGTCGGGGTGCGCATCAACGCCATCGCGCCGTCGATAGCCAAACACCCGTTCCTCGCGAAGGTGACCAGCGACGACCTCCTCGACGAACTCGCCGCCCGGGAGGCATACGGGCGCGCCGCCGAGGTCTGGGAGGTCGCCGCGACCGTCGCGATGCTCGCCAGCGACTACACCACCTACCTCACCGGCGAGGTCGTCTCGATCTCCAGTCAGCGCGCCTGA